From the Penicillium oxalicum strain HP7-1 chromosome V, whole genome shotgun sequence genome, one window contains:
- a CDS encoding 60S ribosomal protein L25, producing MAPTTKQGNASRANAAAKAVVKGSSLHKARKVRTSTTFHRPKTLQLSRSPKYPRVSVPRDPRMDAHNIILYPLNTESAMKKIEENNTLVFIVDVKANKRQIKQALKKLYDVDTIKVNTLVRPDGSKKAFARLTPDVDALDIGRHQAGYRLKWRIGN from the exons GCAATGCCTCCCGGGCTAACGCTGCCGCCAAGGCAGTCGTTAAGGGCTCTTCT CTCCACAAGGCCCGCAAGGTCCGCACCTCGACCACCTTCCACCGCCCCAAGACCCTGCAGCTCTCTCGGTCTCCCAAGTACCCCCGTGTCTCGGTCCCCCGTGACCCCCGCATGGATGCCCACAACATCATCCTGTACCCCCTGAACACCGAGAGcgccatgaagaagatcgaggagaacaacaccctcgtcttcatcgtTGATGTCAAGGCCAACAAGCGCCAGATCAAGCAGGCTCTTAAGAAGCTGTACGACGTTGACACCATCAAGGTCAACACCCTCGTCCG CCCCGACGGCTCCAAGAAGGCTTTCGCCCGTCTCACGCCCGATGTTGACGCTCTGGACATTGGCCGCCACCAAGCTGGCTATCGTCTAAAATGGAGAATAGGAAATTGA
- a CDS encoding Mitochondrial import inner membrane translocase subunit TIM8 codes for MDPSLDISKLSDADKADLQQQLANEQQKATIQQTVHSLNEVCFKKCTTSKSFSSGTLDRSEEACAANCVDRWMDSQLLILQKLGSMRQ; via the exons ATGGACCCTTCTCTCGATATCTCCAAGCTCAGCGACGCCGACAAGGCTGATCTGCAGCAGCAACTCGCCAACGAGCAGCAAAAGGCAACTATTCAGCAGA CCGTCCACTCCCTCAACGAGGTCTGTTTCAAGAAGTGCACAACCTCCAAGAGCTTCTCATCCGGTACTCTCGACCGAAGCGAGGAGGCATGCGCGGCAAACTGCGTGGACCGATGGATGGATTCACAGCTGTTGATCCTGCAGAAGCTGGGCAGCATGCGCCAGTAA
- a CDS encoding Pre-mRNA-splicing factor cwf14, whose protein sequence is MPPVRTAARNRKPPPAGFDDIEDTLLEFGNKMKDAENASHEGKKKHEVLWPIFQISHQRSRYIYDLYYEKEAISKQLYDWLLKNNYADANLIAKWKKQGYEKLCCLRCVQTKETNFNSTCICRVPKAQLKDEQSIQCVSCGCRGCASSD, encoded by the exons ATGCCACCCGTTCGCACGGCAGCTCGCAATCGCAAACCCCCACCAGCTGGGTTCGATGATATCGAAGACACTCTGCTGGAATTCGGCAATAAAATGAAGGATGCGGAGAATGCGTCTCatgagggcaagaagaaacATGAAGTTCTCTGGCCAATCTTTCAGATTAGTCACCAGC GCTCAAGATACATCTACGATCTATATTATGAAAAGGAAGCCATTTCAAAACAATTATACGACTGGCTTTTGAAGAACAACTATGCCGATGCCAACCTGATTGCGAAATGGAAAAAACAGGGTTATGAGAAG CTCTGCTGTCTCCGCTGCGTTCAGACCAAGGAAACCAATTTCAATTCAACATGCATTTGTCGTGTTCCCAAGGCTCAATTGAAAGATGAGCAATCCATTCAGTGTGTCAGCTGTGGGTGTCGTGGCTGCGCTAGCAGTGATTAG